From one Cucurbita pepo subsp. pepo cultivar mu-cu-16 chromosome LG17, ASM280686v2, whole genome shotgun sequence genomic stretch:
- the LOC111778660 gene encoding uncharacterized protein LOC111778660, producing the protein MAVSSQSSSSSDKKNWWLTNKKIVDKYLKDARTLIATQEQRELLAALNLIDAALALSPKLEQALELKARALLCLRRFKDVADMLQDYIPSFKIAGDDSGSSDGSSQLLSKDRVKLLGSSDSPGCDSSFKCFSVSDLKKKVMAGLCKNCNKEGQWRYLILGQACCHLGLMEDAMVLLQTGKRLAMAAYRRESICRSEDSFSLSDFPFSGEISTTMPPNTPPRALSDSETITNLLSHIKLLIRKRTAALAALDAGLYAEAIRHFSKIVDGRRGAPQGFLAECYMYRASAYQSAGRIAEAIADCNRTLALNPSCIQALETRAVLFETIRCLPDCLHDLEHLKLLYNTMLRDRKLPGPAWKRQTTRYREIPGKLCALTVKIQGLKQRVASGETGNADYYSLMGLRRGCSRSELERAHLLLCLRHKPDKATNFIERCELSDDRDLDSVRDKAKMSALLLYRMLQKGYSSIMATISNEEEAEKQRKKAAAALQAAQAVAIQVQQQQQQQQQAQECKLERELIKASNTQSKPPKPGHISTSTAKSSDDKSAFQGVFCRDLATVGNLLSQVGLNRPLPVKYEALSC; encoded by the exons atggcTGTCTCTTCCcaatcttcctcctcctctgaCAAGAAGAACTGGTGGCTTACCAACAAAAAG ATTGTTGATAAATACCTCAAAGATGCTCGAACCCTCATTGCCACTCAAGAACAGAGAGAGCTTTTGGCCGCTTTGAATCTCATCGATGCGGCTTTGGCTCTTTCCCCTAAGCTCGAACAAGCCCTCGAGCTCAAAGCCAGAGCCCTCCTCTGTCTTCGCCGCTTTAAAGATGTCGCCGATATGCTTCAGGATTATATTCCGAGTTTCAAGATCGCCGGTGACGATTCCGGAAGCTCCGATGGCTCCTCACAGCTGCTCTCCAAGGACCGAGTTAAGCTTCTTGGATCCTCCGACTCGCCCGGTTGTGACTCGTCCTTTAAATGCTTCTCCGTTTCcgatttgaagaagaaggtcATGGCTGGACTCTGTAAAAACTGCAACAAAGAAGGGCAATGGAG ATATTTGATCTTGGGTCAAGCTTGTTGTCATTTGGGGCTGATGGAAGATGCCATGGTTCTTCTTCAGACTGGCAAACGCCTTGCAATGGCGGCATATCGCCGTGAGAGTATATGCCGGTCTGAAGATAGCTTCTCACTGTCTGATTTCCCTTTCTCCGGTGAGATATCGACCACGATGCCACCGAATACGCCGCCTCGAGCTCTCTCCGATTCTGAAACGATCACCAATCTCCTTAGCCACATTAAGCTTCTCATTCGGAAGAGGACTGCTGCTCTGGCTGCCCTTGATGCTGGCCTCTATGCTGAGGCTATTCGTCACTTCAGCAAGATCGTCGATGGTCGCCGAGGTGCCCCTCAAGGCTTCCTTGCTGAATGTTATATGTATAGAGCCTCTGCTTATCAATCGGCTGGTCGAATTGCAGAGGCTATTGCTGATTGCAATCGAACACTGGCACTGAATCCTAGCTGCATTCAAGCTTTAGAGACTCGAGCTGTGCTTTTCGAAACGATTCGATGCTTACCGGATTGTTTGCACGATCTCGAACATTTGAAGCTTCTGTATAATACCATGTTGAGGGATAGAAAGCTGCCTGGTCCGGCTTGGAAGCGACAGACGACGCGATACAGAGAGATTCCAGGGAAGCTCTGTGCGTTAACTGTCAAAATTCAAGGACTGAAGCAGAGAGTTGCTTCTGGAGAAACTGGGAATGCGGATTACTATTCTTTGATGGGGCTGCGACGAGGGTGTTCGAGGTCCGAATTGGAGAGAGCTCATTTGCTGCTATGTTTACGACACAAACCCGATAAAGCTACAAACTTTATCGAGCGGTGTGAACTTTCAGACGACCGTGATCTCGATTCGGTTCGAGACAAGGCAAAAATGTCAGCATTGCTGCTATATAGAATGCTTCAGAAGGGATACTCAAGCATAATGGCAACAATCTCCAACGAGGAAGAGgcagagaaacagagaaagaaagcTGCAGCTGCATTACAAGCAGCCCAAGCTGTTGCAATTCAagtgcagcagcagcagcagcagcaacaacaagCTCAAGAATGCAAGCTAGAAAGAGAACTCATCAAAGCTTCAAACACACAATCCAAACCTCCAAAACCCGGACATATCAGCACGTCGACCGCCAAATCCTCGGACGACAAATCAGCATTCCAAGGAGTATTCTGCCGTGATCTTGCAACAGTCGGTAATTTGCTATCGCAAGTCGGATTAAACCGACCTCTCCCGGTCAAGTACGAGGCATTGAGCTGCTAA
- the LOC111778661 gene encoding LOW QUALITY PROTEIN: BRCT domain-containing protein At4g02110-like (The sequence of the model RefSeq protein was modified relative to this genomic sequence to represent the inferred CDS: inserted 2 bases in 2 codons) — MRNRWILKSDYLTDSSQAGKLLMEEPYEWHKNGLTEYSAINLKAPRKCRFLRERTGHGAFYGMRSIIYGESIATPLDTLKHAVKAGDGTILATSPPYTKFLKSGVDLAVVSPAXPRVDLWVQEFLNDEIPCVAADYLVEYVCKPGYPLDKHVLYNTHAWAVKFFCNLQRRSEEVSKSRSHXDDCSNNDIACQECGSRDRGEVMLICGREDGSNGCGIGMHIDCCNPPSMDWFCSDCCNPPSMDWFCSDCCNPPSMDWFCSETARTPKIKGKDSEGSGSC, encoded by the exons ATGAGAAACAG GTGGATTCTCAAATCTGATTATCTAACAGATAGTAGTCAGGCTGGAAAACTCTTGATGGAGGAGCCTTATGAATGGCACAAGAACGGCCTCACTGAATACAGTGCTATCAATTTGAAGGCTCCTAGGAAGTGTCGGTTCTTGAGGGAGAGAACAGGCCACGGTGCCTTTTATGGGATGCGTAGTATCATATACGGGGAATCTATTGCTACACCTCTG GATACTCTCAAGCATGCAGTTAAGGCTGGAGATGGGACAATTCTAGCCACATCTCCACCTTATACTAAATTCCTGAAGTCTGGAGTTGATCTTGCTGTTGTCAGCCCTG CGCCACGTGTTGATTTGTGGGTCCAAGAGTTCTTAAATGATGAGATACCCTGTGTAGCGGCTGATTACTTGGTTGAGTATGTTTGCAAACCTGGTTATCCTCTTGATAAACATGTTCTGTATAATACTCATGCATGGGCGGTAAAATTCTTCTGCAACCTTCAGAGGAGATCAGAAGAAGTTTCCAAGAGTCGATCCC AGGATGATTGTAGTAATAACGATATTGCCTGCCAAGAGTGCGGGTCTCGAGATAGAGGGGAAGTGATGCTCATTTGTGGCCGTGAAGATGGTTCAAATGGTTGTGGAATTGGCATGCATATAGATTGCTGCAATCCTCCATCAATGGATTGGTTTTGTTCAGATTGCTGCAATCCTCCATCAATGGATTGGTTTTGTTCAGATTGCTGCAATCCTCCATCAATGGATTGGTTTTGTTCAGAAACAGCAAGAACTcccaaaataaaaggaaaggatTCTGAGGGAAGCGGAAGTTGTTAG
- the LOC111779235 gene encoding transmembrane protein 205, which translates to MAWLTRFLAAVAFLAIGVVFSPETFGSNSKTFNAPNLSLYLKLAHLLCYSTAWGASLWVTFIGGIIMFKNLPRHQFGNLQSKMFPAYFSMVGICCAISVAAFGYLHPWKSAATSERYQLGFLISAFAFNLANLFVFTPMTIELMKQRHKVERENNIGEEVGWTKNVEVAKVNPKLAAMNKKFGMIHGLSSLANILAFGSLAMHSWYLAGKINL; encoded by the exons ATGGCGTGGTTGACCAGATTCCTAGCGGCGGTGGCTTTCCTAGCAATTGGAGTTGTATTTTCGCCGGAGACCTTCGGATCCAACTCCAAAACTTTTAATGCGCCAAATCTTTCTCTGTATCTCAAATTGGCTCATCTTCTCTGCTACTCTACCGCTTGGGGCGCCTCTCTATGGGTTACCTTCATCGGCGGCATCATTATGTTCAA GAATCTGCCGAGGCACCAATTTGGTAATCTTCAAAGTAAGATGTTCCCTGCCTACTTCTCGATGGTTGGGATTTGCTGTGCCATATCTGTTGCAGCTTTTGGTTATCTACATCCATGGAAGTCTGCAGCAACTTCTGAAAGGTACCAGCTTGGGTTTCTGATATCGGCGTTTGCTTTTAATTTGGCCAACCTGTTTGTCTTCACTCCAATGACTATTGAg CTGATGAAACAAAGACACAAAGTGGAGAGGGAAAATAACATTGGCGAGGAAGTTGGATGGACAAAGAATGTAGAAGTTGCGAAGGTGAACCCGAAACTTGCAGCGATGAACAAGAAATTCGGTATGATTCATGGCTTATCATCCCTTGCTAATATCTTAGCATTTGGTAGTCTTGCAATGCACTCCTGGTATTTGGCAGGTAAGATTAATCTGTAA